In Oceanobacillus sp. FSL K6-2867, one DNA window encodes the following:
- the nfsA gene encoding oxygen-insensitive NADPH nitroreductase gives MNQTVETILNHRSIRKFKDEPVTKEQIHTIIKAARQASTSSNVMAYTIIGITDTSLKEELYKVSGHLHVKNNAHLFIFCGDLNRINQLADDTVSIEDNLESTEQFIVATIDAALAAQNATIAAESMGLGICYIGSLRNDINRVNELLELPQHVLPLFGLVVGHPDHQPDIKPRLPLEAVYHENKYLPFQEQQKFIEAYDNEIEQYYQTRSSNTKIDTWTDQMIRKFSQPTRMDVSPFVKQKGLNKK, from the coding sequence ATGAACCAAACTGTTGAAACAATACTTAATCATCGTTCCATTCGAAAATTCAAAGATGAACCTGTTACAAAGGAGCAAATCCATACAATTATTAAAGCTGCGAGACAGGCTTCAACGTCAAGTAACGTGATGGCATATACTATTATTGGTATAACTGATACTTCGTTAAAAGAAGAGCTTTATAAGGTTTCTGGCCATTTACATGTAAAAAATAACGCTCATCTCTTTATTTTTTGTGGAGATTTGAATCGGATCAATCAACTGGCGGATGATACAGTATCTATTGAGGATAATTTAGAAAGCACGGAACAATTTATTGTCGCAACGATTGATGCCGCACTAGCAGCGCAAAATGCAACAATAGCTGCTGAATCGATGGGACTTGGAATCTGCTATATCGGCAGCCTGCGAAATGATATAAACCGTGTAAACGAACTTCTAGAATTGCCTCAGCATGTCCTTCCACTTTTTGGACTTGTTGTTGGGCACCCTGACCATCAACCAGATATTAAACCAAGACTCCCTTTAGAGGCTGTTTATCACGAAAATAAATACTTGCCATTTCAGGAGCAGCAAAAATTTATTGAGGCTTATGATAATGAGATAGAACAGTATTATCAAACCCGCTCCTCCAATACAAAAATAGATACATGGACTGATCAAATGATTCGCAAATTCAGTCAACCGACCAGAATGGATGTATCTCCTTTTGTGAAACAAAAAGGTTTGAATAAAAAATAA
- a CDS encoding YwpF-like family protein: MKTFKLKRLEIVDHDDEEIEQTNINLLDGLIINREDDKGQWLIEAYTDTSYLDYFNKLHGEQGEIMVQATITKESNEPATFITTVLGINEIGDNINVLFLGTIIDRRKHIIEDLLTDLIEQGYQGRELLVKFKELA, encoded by the coding sequence ATGAAGACATTTAAATTAAAACGTTTGGAAATTGTTGACCATGACGATGAAGAAATTGAGCAAACGAATATTAACCTGCTTGATGGTCTGATCATCAACAGAGAAGACGATAAAGGCCAATGGTTGATTGAAGCCTATACAGATACGTCATATCTCGATTACTTTAATAAACTTCATGGGGAGCAGGGAGAAATAATGGTACAGGCAACGATTACAAAAGAAAGCAATGAACCTGCTACGTTTATTACAACTGTACTTGGAATAAACGAGATCGGAGACAATATTAATGTATTGTTTCTCGGTACAATTATTGACCGCAGAAAACATATAATTGAAGACTTGCTAACCGACCTCATTGAGCAAGGCTATCAGGGAAGAGAATTACTTGTAAAATTTAAAGAACTGGCTTAA